A window from Equus caballus isolate H_3958 breed thoroughbred chromosome 8, TB-T2T, whole genome shotgun sequence encodes these proteins:
- the RNF152 gene encoding E3 ubiquitin-protein ligase RNF152: METLSQDSLLECQICFNYYSPRRRPKLLDCKHTCCSVCLQQMRTSQKDVRCPWCRGITKLPPGFSVSQLPDDPEVLAVIAIPHASEHTPVFIKLPSNGCYMLPLPISKERALLPGDMGCRLLPGSQQKSVTVVTIPAEQQPLQGGAPQEAAEEEQDRRGVVKSSTWSGVCTVILVACVLVFLLGIVLHNMSCISKRFTVISCG, from the coding sequence ATGGAGACACTCTCCCAAGATTCGTTGCTGGAATGTCAGATCTGTTTCAATTATTACAGCCCCCGGCGAAGGCCCAAGTTGCTGGATTGCAAACACACCTGCTGCTCGGTGTGCCTCCAGCAGATGAGGACGAGCCAGAAGGATGTGAGGTGCCCCTGGTGCCGGGGCATCACCAAGCTGCCCCCGGGCTTCTCCGTGTCGCAGCTCCCCGATGACCCCGAGGTCCTTGCTGTCATTGCCATCCCGCATGCCTCCGAGCACACCCCAGTCTTCATCAAACTTCCCAGCAATGGGTGCTACATGCTGCCCCTGCCCATCTCCAAGGAGCGAGCGCTGTTGCCCGGAGACATGGGCTGCCGCCTGCTGCCTGGGAGCCAGCAGAAGTCTGTCACCGTGGTGACCATCCCTGCCGAACAGCAGCCTCTGCAAGGCGGGGCTCCCCAGGAGGCAGCGGAGGAGGAGCAAGACAGGCGGGGTGTGGTGAAAAGCTCCACCTGGTCTGGGGTGTGCACTGTGATCTTGGTGGCCTGCGTCCTGGTCTTCCTTCTCGGCATCGTGCTCCACAACATGTCCTGCATTTCTAAGCGCTTCACTGTGATATCCTGTGGCTGA